Part of the Maridesulfovibrio sp. genome, AAAATCACAAAGGAGAATATAGATGGCTCAACTTACTGTTTCATACGATCGCGCAGGCGATAAACAGGTTATTGATACAAATTCCAAGGTTCTCGGCGAAATCGCTATTGATTACTCAGAGATTCCGGCTGATCAGCGTGGCGGAACTGCCAAGCAGCTTCTTGCAGCTTCTACACTGCACTGTTTTTGCGGTTCTCTTGCCAAAGCATTGGAGACCCGTGGTGCGGAGTACGAACGCATTACCGGAACCGCTACTCTTGAAACCGGTGTCGATGATAAGAAGCGTGCCCGTGTAACCGGCATCACCCTTGATGTGACCGTACACATGGATGAAGATTACGGATTTATATTTGATCGTGTTGAAAAGATCATGCGTAAGGGCTGCCTGATTACTGCCTCCCTTCATGAAGCTTTTCCCATGACCTACAATCTTCATCTCGAAGAACTGTAAGATTTTTCAAAACAGGAGCTAAGCATGCCATCCATCATCATAATAGGATCAGGTCCGGGCGGCCATATCGCTGCTTTTGAAGCTGCACGCAGAGGAGCTGAGGTTACTCTGGTTGAAAAAGCTGATATCGGCGGAACCTGCCTGAATACCGGTTGTATTCCTACCAAGACCATTAAATCTTCCGCTGAAGCCCTTGAGACTGCAGGAAATCTTAACGCATTCGGTATCGCTGTTGAGAGTGGAGCTGAGGGTGTAGAATTCAAGGCTGACATGGAAGCTGTCGTGGCCCGTAAGGAAAGGGTACGCAAGGTTCTTTGCGGCGGTCTTGAAAAGACTTGTTCCTCTATGAATATCCGTGTTGTGCGTGGTTCAGCAGAGCTGGCAGCAGACCGTACTGTCCTTGTACATACAGCAGAAGGTACCGAGGAAATCAAAAGTGATAAGGTGATTATCGCTACCGGTTCAAGTATTCTGGACCTGCCTTCCCTGCCTGTGGATCATAAGCACATCATCAATAGCGATGATGCCCTTAATCTGGACCATGTGCCTGCGAAAATGGTTATCGTCGGCGGCGGGGTTATCGGTTGCGAACTGGCCTTCATTTACCGTGCTTTCGGTTCTGATGTGACTGTTGTGGAAGGCATGGATCGCCTTCTGCCCGTTCCTTCTGTTGATATGGATATGAGTAAGCTTCTGCAGCGCGAAGCCAAGAAGCACCGTATTAAGGTGCAGCTGGCTAAGACAGTGAAAAGTGCTGAAGTTGTTGATGGCAAAGTTCAGTGCATACTCGGACCTTCTCCCTTTGTTGAAGGCGCAAAAGGTGATGATACCACCATTGAAGCCGACGTGGTTCTGGTTGCTGTTGGTCGTACTCCCAATACTGAAGGTCTTAAGCTGGCGGAAGCCGGGGTTGAGACAGAT contains:
- the lpdA gene encoding dihydrolipoyl dehydrogenase — protein: MPSIIIIGSGPGGHIAAFEAARRGAEVTLVEKADIGGTCLNTGCIPTKTIKSSAEALETAGNLNAFGIAVESGAEGVEFKADMEAVVARKERVRKVLCGGLEKTCSSMNIRVVRGSAELAADRTVLVHTAEGTEEIKSDKVIIATGSSILDLPSLPVDHKHIINSDDALNLDHVPAKMVIVGGGVIGCELAFIYRAFGSDVTVVEGMDRLLPVPSVDMDMSKLLQREAKKHRIKVQLAKTVKSAEVVDGKVQCILGPSPFVEGAKGDDTTIEADVVLVAVGRTPNTEGLKLAEAGVETDGRGWIKADLNMRTSVEGIYAIGDILGPSRIMLAHVASHEGLCAVDNCLGKERALDYSVIPSGIFTSPEIGTVGLSEEEAISKGIEVRSQVFQFRELGKAQAMGELAGMFKIICEKESGKILGAHIAGAHATDLIAEAALAIKKGFTAADVAHTIHAHPTLAEGFYECCEAWLRGC
- a CDS encoding OsmC family protein; translation: MAQLTVSYDRAGDKQVIDTNSKVLGEIAIDYSEIPADQRGGTAKQLLAASTLHCFCGSLAKALETRGAEYERITGTATLETGVDDKKRARVTGITLDVTVHMDEDYGFIFDRVEKIMRKGCLITASLHEAFPMTYNLHLEEL